One Suricata suricatta isolate VVHF042 chromosome X, meerkat_22Aug2017_6uvM2_HiC, whole genome shotgun sequence genomic region harbors:
- the LOC115283294 gene encoding 60S ribosomal protein L36a-like — protein sequence MVILPNSHEQERLETYILPFPAPPLPFRADSLLAAMVNVPKTRRTFCKKCGKHQPHKVTQYKKGKDSLYAQGKRRYDRKQSGYGGQTKPIFRKKAKTTKKIVLRLECVEPNCRSKRMLAIKRCKHFELGGDKKRKGQVIQF from the exons ATGGTCATTCTCCCCAACTCCCATGAGCAAGAGCGACTAGAAACCTATATACTTCCGTTTCcggctcctcctcttcctttccgtGCCGATAGCCTTCTTGCAGCCATG GTGAACGTTCCTAAAACCCGCCGGACTTTTTGCAAGAAGTGTGGCAAGCACCAACCCCACAAAGTGACACAGTACAAGAAGGGCAAAGATTCTCTTTATGCCCAGG GAAAGCGGCGTTATGACAGGAAGCAGAGTGGCTATGGTGGGCAAACTAAGCCGATTTTCCGGAAAAAG gCTAAAACTACAAAGAAGATTGTGCTGAGGCTTGAATGTGTTGAGCCCAACTGCAGATCTAAGAGAATGCTGGCTATTAAGAGATGCAAGCATTTTGAACTGGGAGGAGATAAGAAGAGAAAG GGCCAAGTGATCCAGTTCTAA